From Acidipropionibacterium acidipropionici, one genomic window encodes:
- the dcd gene encoding dCTP deaminase — protein MSLLSDREIRTEIDAGHIVLDPYDPALVQPSSIDVCLDRYFRLFDNHKYPMIDPAQDQPELTHLVEESPEEPFVLHPGEFVLASTREQVTVPDHLAARLEGKSSLGRLGLLTHSTAGFIDPGFTGHVTLELSNVATLPIALWPGMKIGQLCFFALSSPAEHPYGSDPSTSNRYQGQRGPTASRSWQDFYRAGF, from the coding sequence GTGAGCCTTCTGTCAGACCGTGAGATCCGCACCGAGATAGACGCCGGGCACATCGTCCTGGACCCCTACGATCCGGCCCTGGTGCAGCCCTCCAGCATCGACGTCTGCCTGGACCGCTACTTCCGACTCTTCGACAATCACAAGTACCCGATGATCGACCCGGCCCAGGACCAGCCTGAGCTCACCCATCTGGTGGAGGAGTCGCCCGAGGAGCCCTTCGTGCTGCATCCCGGGGAGTTCGTGCTGGCCTCCACCCGCGAACAGGTCACGGTTCCCGACCATCTGGCCGCCCGTCTGGAGGGAAAGTCGTCGCTCGGCCGTCTCGGTCTGCTCACCCACTCCACCGCCGGGTTCATCGACCCCGGTTTCACCGGACACGTCACCCTCGAGCTGTCCAATGTGGCCACCCTGCCCATCGCTCTGTGGCCCGGGATGAAGATCGGCCAGCTCTGCTTCTTCGCGCTGTCCAGCCCGGCCGAGCACCCCTACGGCTCCGACCCCTCGACCAGCAACCGCTACCAGGGCCAGCGGGGACCCACCGCCAGCCGCTCCTGGCAGGACTTCTACCGCGCCGGATTCTGA
- a CDS encoding vitamin B12-dependent ribonucleotide reductase has protein sequence MTETKATPRRTTRPAKGLHVRRVFSTEGVHPYDEVTWERRDVVQKNWRTGETVFEQRGVEFPDFWSANASTIVTNKYFRGAMGSPHREDSLKTLVDRVVRTYVRTGLENGYFASKADSEVYAEELTWLLIHQYFSFNSPVWFNVGTTSRQQVSACFILSVDDSMESILNWYTEEGFIFKGGSGAGVNISRIRSSKELLSSGGTASGPVSFMRGADASAGTIKSGGATRRAAKMVVLDVDHPDIEEFVETKAREEDKIRALRDAGFDMEIGGRDMASVQYQNANNSVRVSDAFMKAVEDGKEFGLTSRTHPGQVIEKVEARKLFNKIAKAAWECADPGLQYDDTINSWHTDPNSGRINASNPCSEYMSLDNSSCNLASLNLLKFVGDDELFDVARFTRAVEIVITAMDISICFADFPTESIGATTRDYRQLGIGYANLGALLMAMGLGYDSQGGRNLAAAITSLMTGVAYRRSAELAGLVGPYKGYALNAEPHQAVMRKHRDANNDVHPLHRNDTAVLEAAKAEWDKVVELGAENGFRNAQASVLAPTGTIGFMMDCDTTGIEPDFSLVKFKKMVDGSSMQIVNQTVPRALANLGYSGSDIEEIVAHIAEHGSVIDAPHLDKAHYEVFDCAMGERFIRPMGHVRMMAAVQPFLSGAISKTVNVPETATVEDIAEVYMQGWKLGLKALAVYRDNCKVGQPLSVEKTDDKAEEARPEPEVRVEYRPRRQRLPKSRSARTTSFQVGGAGGYLTTGAYEDGRLGEIFLKLGKQGSTLAGAMDAFSIAISIGLQYGVPLESFVQKFANMKFEPAGMTDDPDIRIAQSIIDYIFRRLALEHLSFDERAELGIYTSAERARYVETGSYLSEEDEAELIDSETLKETAGDRIRVHEDGAAQPGLFEPEPVVEHVGGAHTSAELLEEKMGRAVDAPLCLTCGTKMRPSGSCYVCEGCGSTSGCS, from the coding sequence ATGACTGAGACCAAGGCGACACCACGAAGGACGACACGACCCGCCAAGGGCCTGCACGTCCGGCGGGTGTTCAGCACCGAGGGGGTGCACCCCTACGACGAGGTGACCTGGGAGCGCCGCGACGTCGTCCAGAAGAACTGGCGCACCGGCGAGACCGTGTTCGAGCAGCGGGGCGTCGAGTTCCCCGACTTCTGGAGCGCCAACGCCTCCACCATCGTCACCAACAAGTACTTCCGGGGTGCCATGGGCTCCCCGCACCGCGAGGACAGCCTCAAGACCCTGGTCGACCGCGTCGTCAGGACCTATGTGAGGACCGGACTGGAGAACGGCTACTTCGCCTCCAAGGCCGACTCCGAGGTCTACGCCGAGGAGCTGACCTGGCTGCTCATCCACCAGTACTTCAGCTTCAACTCCCCGGTGTGGTTCAACGTCGGGACCACCAGCAGGCAGCAGGTCAGCGCCTGCTTCATCCTCTCCGTCGACGACTCCATGGAGTCGATCCTGAACTGGTACACGGAGGAGGGCTTCATCTTCAAGGGCGGCTCCGGAGCCGGGGTCAACATCTCGAGGATCCGTTCCTCCAAGGAGCTGCTGTCCTCGGGCGGCACCGCCTCGGGGCCGGTCTCCTTCATGAGGGGCGCCGACGCCTCCGCCGGGACCATCAAGTCCGGCGGGGCGACCCGTCGCGCCGCGAAGATGGTCGTGCTGGACGTCGACCACCCCGACATCGAGGAGTTCGTCGAGACCAAGGCGCGCGAGGAGGACAAGATCCGGGCGCTGCGCGACGCCGGCTTCGACATGGAGATCGGCGGTCGTGACATGGCCTCGGTCCAGTACCAGAACGCCAACAACTCCGTGCGGGTGTCCGACGCCTTCATGAAGGCGGTGGAGGACGGCAAGGAGTTCGGGCTGACCTCGCGCACCCATCCCGGGCAGGTCATCGAGAAGGTCGAGGCCCGCAAGCTGTTCAACAAGATCGCCAAGGCGGCCTGGGAGTGCGCCGACCCCGGGCTCCAGTACGACGACACCATCAACTCCTGGCACACCGATCCCAACTCGGGCCGGATCAACGCGTCCAACCCGTGCTCGGAGTACATGAGCCTGGACAACTCCTCGTGCAACCTGGCCAGTCTCAACCTGCTGAAGTTCGTCGGCGACGACGAGCTCTTCGACGTGGCGCGGTTCACCCGGGCCGTGGAGATCGTCATCACCGCGATGGACATCTCGATCTGCTTCGCCGACTTCCCGACCGAGTCGATCGGCGCCACCACTCGCGACTACCGCCAGCTGGGCATCGGATATGCGAACCTCGGCGCCCTGCTGATGGCCATGGGGCTGGGCTACGACTCCCAGGGCGGGCGCAATCTGGCCGCAGCGATCACCTCGCTGATGACCGGCGTCGCCTACCGCCGCAGCGCCGAGCTGGCCGGACTGGTCGGGCCCTACAAGGGATACGCGCTCAACGCCGAACCCCACCAGGCCGTGATGCGCAAGCATCGCGACGCCAACAACGACGTCCACCCGCTGCACCGCAACGACACCGCGGTCCTCGAGGCCGCGAAGGCCGAGTGGGACAAGGTCGTCGAACTGGGCGCCGAGAACGGCTTCCGCAACGCCCAGGCCTCGGTGCTGGCGCCCACCGGCACCATCGGTTTCATGATGGACTGCGACACCACCGGCATCGAGCCCGACTTCTCCCTGGTGAAGTTCAAGAAGATGGTCGACGGCTCCTCGATGCAGATCGTCAACCAGACGGTGCCGCGCGCCCTGGCCAATCTCGGATACTCGGGGAGTGACATCGAGGAGATCGTCGCCCACATCGCCGAGCACGGCTCCGTGATCGACGCCCCCCACCTCGACAAGGCCCACTACGAGGTCTTCGACTGCGCGATGGGCGAGCGGTTCATCCGCCCGATGGGCCATGTGCGGATGATGGCCGCCGTCCAGCCCTTCCTGTCCGGGGCCATCTCCAAGACCGTCAACGTGCCCGAGACCGCCACCGTCGAGGACATCGCCGAGGTCTACATGCAGGGCTGGAAGCTGGGGCTGAAGGCGCTGGCCGTCTACCGCGACAACTGCAAGGTCGGCCAGCCGCTCTCGGTGGAGAAGACCGACGACAAGGCCGAGGAGGCCCGGCCCGAGCCCGAGGTGCGGGTGGAGTACCGTCCGCGCCGCCAGCGGCTGCCGAAGTCCCGCAGCGCAAGGACCACGAGCTTCCAGGTCGGGGGAGCCGGCGGCTACCTCACCACCGGCGCCTACGAGGACGGCCGGCTCGGGGAGATCTTCCTCAAGCTCGGCAAGCAGGGCTCGACCCTGGCCGGGGCGATGGATGCCTTCTCGATCGCCATCTCGATCGGGCTGCAGTACGGGGTGCCGCTGGAGAGCTTCGTGCAGAAGTTCGCCAATATGAAGTTCGAGCCCGCCGGGATGACCGACGATCCCGACATCAGGATCGCCCAGTCGATCATCGACTACATCTTCCGCCGCCTGGCGCTGGAGCACCTGTCCTTCGACGAGCGCGCAGAGCTGGGCATCTACACCTCGGCCGAGCGGGCTCGCTACGTCGAGACCGGGTCCTACCTGTCGGAGGAGGACGAGGCCGAGCTCATCGACTCCGAGACCCTCAAGGAGACCGCAGGCGACAGGATCCGGGTGCATGAGGACGGGGCGGCCCAGCCCGGACTCTTCGAGCCCGAGCCGGTCGTCGAGCACGTCGGCGGGGCGCACACCAGCGCCGAGCTGCTCGAGGAGAAGATGGGCAGGGCGGTGGACGCCCCGCTGTGCCTGACCTGCGGGACGAAGATGCGTCCCTCCGGCTCCTGCTACGTGTGCGAGGGATGCGGCTCGACCAGCGGCTGCAGCTGA
- the nrdR gene encoding transcriptional regulator NrdR, translating to MRCPFCQHDDSRVLDSRVCEDGLAIRRRRQCPVCERRFTTIERMQMTVRKRNGSEEPFNRDKVVAGVRKACKGRPVSDSDLALLGQRVEDSLRAAGMAEIPTDQVGLAILGPLRELDPIAYLRFASVYRNYDTIDDFAVEIDKLRTDLKSPPIAATQNSRPGKDSPNQPLF from the coding sequence ATGCGGTGTCCTTTCTGTCAGCACGATGACTCACGGGTCCTCGACTCGCGGGTCTGCGAGGACGGGCTGGCGATCCGTAGAAGGCGCCAGTGCCCGGTGTGCGAGCGTCGCTTCACCACCATCGAGCGGATGCAGATGACTGTCCGCAAGCGCAATGGCAGTGAGGAGCCGTTCAACCGGGACAAGGTCGTCGCCGGCGTCCGCAAGGCGTGCAAGGGACGACCGGTGAGCGATTCGGATCTGGCGCTGCTCGGTCAGCGCGTCGAGGACAGCCTGCGAGCCGCCGGGATGGCCGAGATCCCCACCGACCAGGTGGGGCTGGCGATCCTGGGCCCGCTGAGGGAGCTGGATCCCATCGCCTACCTGCGGTTCGCGTCGGTCTACCGGAACTACGACACCATCGACGACTTCGCGGTCGAGATCGACAAGTTGCGGACCGACCTGAAGAGCCCCCCCATCGCGGCGACCCAGAACTCGAGACCGGGCAAGGACTCACCGAACCAGCCCCTCTTCTGA